From the genome of Mycolicibacterium gilvum:
CATGCGAAGCGCACCAGGAGGATTGATGCATCTTCAGGACCGGTTGGACGAACAGATGCCGCGAATGGGCCCTCTGGTGCGGTCATGTCGGCGCCTTCCCTGCCAGGTGAAGGCTGCGCACGTGGGTGCTCATAGGCGCAGCCGTTCGACGGCTTGTCCGGTGACCTGCGCGATCAGGTCAAAGTCCCTGTCGAGTGCGAGCACGGTGAGGCCGGCCATCTCAGCGACAGCAGCCACGAGCAGATCCGGGATCGCCGGGGCACGGTGCAGCCCACGGTCGGCCAGCTGAAGCTGCACGCCCACGGCGCGGTCCTCGGCGGCCGGAGTTAGGTACTCGAGCGGCATCAATGCCAGCGGCGGCGCACCTGATTCGCTGCGGGCCTGAGGCCCGTTCCGAAACGAGTAGCCGATCTGTAGGCGAGTGACAGTGCTCATGCGCACGAGGCCACGTTCGATGCGCTCAACCCAGGCCTGAGCATCTGGGGAGGCGACCAGTCGCGTGTAGGCCGATTTGTCGATGAGCCAGTTGGTCACCGCCACGCGGCGTCCATGACGTCGGGATCATCGAGGTCGGTGGCAGCCGCGGCGGCACGGCGTAGATCGTCGACCGTCATGGTCCGCGTGGAGGCGCCCACCGAGCCTTCGGTCTCAAATCTGGTTCGCAGATACTCTTGGCGCGAGAGGCCGCGAGCGGCGGCGTCGGCGTCGATACGCGCGATCGCCGCGTCGGACAGGCCGCGGATCAGCACATCACCCATCTCGCATGACCTCCTGATATCATCGATATCAGCCTACAGGGCATCTAGTTGGCTCCCCGCCGCGACACTCATGACGACTGGTATCGCCCCGTTGCCCTGACTCCTGCTGTCACCAGGGCTGTCTATGCCCGATAATTGATGGCGTGACCATTCAGCTTGAGGCGGCCCAGGCGCTGGCGGTGGTCGAACGCGCGCGCTCCCTATTCGGTACACCTGGCCCCGCCGCCACGTCTGGCGTGCCACTGCAAACGGCAGCGGAGTCCGCCGCAGGCACGGGGCAACAGATGTCAGCGCTGTCCGGCCAGCTGGTTGATCGACATGCATCGGTTGCCGAGAAGCAACAGCGGGGCCTGAGTACGGCAGGGCGCACCGACACCACGTTGGAGTCCCATCTGAGCAGCGCCGCGCAGATCACCCACGGCGGAGCGCGCCAAATGGACACGATCGTGGCGC
Proteins encoded in this window:
- a CDS encoding PIN domain-containing protein, with translation MAVTNWLIDKSAYTRLVASPDAQAWVERIERGLVRMSTVTRLQIGYSFRNGPQARSESGAPPLALMPLEYLTPAAEDRAVGVQLQLADRGLHRAPAIPDLLVAAVAEMAGLTVLALDRDFDLIAQVTGQAVERLRL
- the vapB gene encoding type II toxin-antitoxin system VapB family antitoxin produces the protein MGDVLIRGLSDAAIARIDADAAARGLSRQEYLRTRFETEGSVGASTRTMTVDDLRRAAAAATDLDDPDVMDAAWR